One stretch of Rhipicephalus sanguineus isolate Rsan-2018 chromosome 10, BIME_Rsan_1.4, whole genome shotgun sequence DNA includes these proteins:
- the LOC119372393 gene encoding mucin-19: MNSAAVIGRQLRQQNTGRAGAAGGSSLTAASARARAPSHCNLIPTQSQQLQQHGQQQQAHGGASGAGGAASSQENKDESSGTRWTWSCVWEACKALSGGIFLLALGTAMCVVGFFAEDLATSPVPRQGNASTPVAAASSSTTTSDGAAAESQVATTLVVDRNREYHLHNLSFAGPAIMGLGGIFIVAACVLTFEAKERPHHQRVVPVDEKRPSAAEVLIPVLAKTPQGTHLTVPAVWTTTAAGANNSDDPGPSEPPRTLVLPKKNSVTTTTTATTTTTSSRNSAAPPTRNNGSRGKRGSVAGASSSASSSIIAAAYAASRSGTKTARTSLSSTTTFLLSPRYEEQFLPSPADLQIQDPDGCDTPADESLSSVSIELYARRYTRMPSTSSSPRLFASVESDGLSDSDDDDAVTPGGYAPAGAFEDQVVPLLGRCSPQDLVYLPPPTSSRSSHHHHRDGSKRFPLLRQSASNAADGCSRGLNGRASADEMVPS; encoded by the coding sequence ATGAATAGCGCGGCGGTCATCGGGCGCCAGCTACGCCAACAGAACACGGGACGCGCGGGAGCCGCCGGCGGCTCGTCTCTCACCGCAGCctcggcgcgcgctcgcgccccgTCCCACTGCAACCTGATCCCGACGCAGTCTCAGCAGCTCCAGCAGCACGGTCAACAGCAGCAAGCGCACGGCGGTGCCTCAGGCGCCGGCGGTGCAGCCTCGTCCCAGGAGAACAAGGACGAGTCATCGGGAACCCGATGGACCTGGAGCTGCGTGTGGGAGGCATGCAAGGCACTCTCGGGGGGCATCTTTCTACTGGCCCTGGGCACGGCCATGTGCGTGGTGGGCTTTTTCGCCGAAGATTTGGCCACGTCGCCTGTGCCACGCCAGGGCAACGCGTCCACCCCCGTggccgcggcgtcgtcgtcgactaCCACGTCCGACGGCGCCGCCGCTGAGTCGCAGGTGGCCACGACCCTCGTGGTGGACCGCAACCGCGAGTACCACCTGCACAACCTGTCGTTCGCGGGCCCCGCCATCATGGGCCTGGGCGGCATCTTCATCGTGGCCGCATGCGTGCTCACCTTCGAGGCCAAGGAGCGGCCCCACCATCAACGGGTCGTGCCCGTGGACGAGAAGAGGCCCTCCGCCGCGGAGGTACTCATCCCGGTGCTGGCCAAGACGCCCCAAGGCACTCACCTCACCGTGCCGGCCGTGTGGACCACGACGGCGGCCGGAGCCAACAACAGCGACGACCCGGGGCCCTCGGAGCCGCCCCGGACGCTGGTGCTCCCGAAGAAGAATTCCGTCACCACGACGACTACGGCCACGACCACGACCACGTCGTCGCGCAACAGCGCGGCGCCACCGACTAGGAACAACGGCAGCCGAGGCAAGAGAGGCAGCGTGGCCGGCGCCAGTAGCAGCGCGAGCAGTTCCATCATCGCCGCTGCCTACGCGGCCAGCAGGTCGGGGACGAAGACGGCCCGGACGTCGCTTTCGTCCACCACGACGTTCCTGCTGAGCCCGCGCTACGAGGAGCAGTTCCTGCCGTCGCCCGCGGACCTGCAGATCCAGGACCCGGACGGCTGTGACACGCCGGCCGACGAGTCGCTCTCCTCGGTCAGCATCGAACTGTACGCGCGGCGGTACACGAGGATGCCGTCGACTTCGTCGTCGCCGCGCCTCTTCGCGTCCGTCGAGAGCGACGGTCTCTCGGACTCTGACGACGACGACGCGGTGACGCCCGGCGGCTACGCGCCCGCGGGGGCCTTCGAAGACCAGGTGGTTCCGTTGCTGGGACGGTGCAGCCCTCAGGACTTGGTGTATCTGCCGCCGCCAACGTCGTCCCGGTCGTCTCATCACCACCACCGGGACGGTTCCAAGAGGTTTCCCCTGCTGCGGCAGTCGGCGTCCAACGCCGCCGacggctgcagtcggggcctcaACGGCAGGGCTTCCGCCGACGAGATGGTGCCCAGCTAG